The Haloferax volcanii DS2 DNA segment GACGACGAAGAAAACGAGGCGGACGCCGCGGACGAAGCGACGGACGCGGACGCCGACGCCGAGGAGTAGGCCGACAGTTTCGGGGAGTCAAGACACAGCCTCGGCCGGCGCGGTCGGTGACGGGGTCGCCGCGGCTTTGATAAACAGTTTTGGTGCGGTCGCGCATACGCCGCGGTATGACCGAGTACACCGTCGAGTTCGTCGGCACGGGCGAGACCATCACCGTCTCCGACAAGCAGACCATTCTCAAGGCCTGCATCGAGGAGGGCATCGCACAGGAGTACTCCTGCCGCGTCGGGATGTGCCTCGCCTGCTCCGCCGAGATTCTCGAAGGCGACGTCACCCAGCCCGCCGCCCGCGGGCTGACCGAGGAGGAGGCCGAGCGCTTCGCGCTCACCTGCATGGCCCGCCCGCAGAGCGACCTCAAACTCGACCGCGGCGTCTACCCGCCGAGCATCGAGGACGACGCCGCGGCCGCTGGCACCGCCGCAGACGACGACTGACGACGGGTACTCTCCGGGGGCGGCCCCGCGGCCGCCGACCCACGTTCTCAGTTCCGCATCGCGCCGCCGAGCCGACGCGCTGGCCCGACGTAGTCGCTCGACCCGCAATCTGCCCGCGAACCGCGCCTCACGCCTCGCTCGTCGCCGCGCAGTTGTTCGGCCCCAACTCGACTTCGAACGCCTCCTCGTCGGTCAGCGAGTTCCGACCGAGATTCGTCTCGATGATGCGCTCGTAGTTGGCCGGCCGCGGCGTCGTCCACGAGTCGCGCGTCGAAGTCGAGGCCGCGGTCGGCCGCGCCCGCCGGGAGGACGGGCGTCGCGTCGGTGCGCTCCGCGACCGCCCTGACGCCGCTGACGTGGTCGGCGTGGACGTGCGTGTCGACGGCGGCGACGACCTCAGCGCCGCGCTCGCGGGCGTCTGCGACGTAGCGGTCCGCGAACGCCCGAAGGGGGTCAACGACCACGGCCTCGTCGCCGACGACGACCAGATAGGCGAGACAGCCGCTGGAGGGGCGGTCGTACTGGAGCACCGTCGCGTCCCTGTCCCCGTCCGCGTCTCCGACGGGGAGGTCGCGGGCGCGGTAGACGCGCGCCCAGCCGTCCATGCCGGTTTCGAGGTTCTCGGCGGGGACGCCGGCCTCGGAGAGCAGGCCGGCGACGTGGTCGCTCGACCGGCCCTCCGCGCAGACGACGACCACCGGCGAGGGGGCGTCTCGGAACTCGGCGGCGAGTTCGTCGACCGTCCCGCGAATCTCGGCCTGCGTGAAGCGAATCGCCGGAATCTGGGTCGCGGTCACGGCCGCGCCGTCGACGCGCCACGCCGCGAACTCGTCGCGGTCGCGCGCGTCGAGCACCGCCGTGGGGTCGCCGCGGGCGAGTCGGGTCGCCAGTTCCTCGGGAGTCATACGCACACGGTACGCGCGCCGGCCGCAAGAACGCTACGCGGACCGAAGAGAGAACAGTGACGCGCTACTCCGACGTTCCGCCGTCGTTGCTCAGGCGGTTCGAGGGCGGTTCGTCGAAATCGAAGTCGCCGAGGACGCCCTCCGGTGGGTCGTCGACGCCGCCGGCGGCTGCGTTGCCGGCTCCCGTCTCCGGGAGCGTGTTCTGCCCGGTTCCGTCGCCCGTCTCGCCGCCGAGGCGTTCGGCCGCGTCGCGAATCGAAAGCACCTGCTCGGTCTGCGAGCGGTTGGCGTCTGCGATTTCGCCGATTTGGTCCGACACGGTGGTCGCGCGCTCCGTCGCGTCGTCGACCATCCCGGCGATTTGCTCGGCGCTCTCGGCCTGGTCGTCGGTCGCAGAGGCGACTTCGCCGACGCCGACGGTGGCCTGTTCGACCGCCGCCGAGATGTCCGAGAGACTCCGCATCACGTCCTCGCCGCGGTCGATGCCGTCGTAGAGTCGCTCGGTCGTCTGCGAGAGGCTGTCGATGGTCTCCTGGGCCTCGGACTGGATGTCGCCCACCGTGCCTTCGACCTCGGCGGCGCGGGCCTGCGACTCCTCGGCGAGGTTCTTCACCTCGCTGGCGACGACGGCGAAACCCTCGCCCGCGTCGCCGGCGCGGGCGGCCTCGATGGAGGCGTTGAGCGCGAGCAGGTTCGTCTGCTCCGCGATGTCGTTGATGGCGTCGAGCACTTCGTCGATCTCCGCGATTTGGTCGTGCAGTTGCTGGACGTCCTCCGAAGCCGTCTCCGCGGCCTCGCTCACGTCGCGCATCACGTCGATGGCCTCGTCGGCCGCGTCCTCGCCCTCGGATGCGCGCGTTGCGGCGTCGGCGCTGGTCCGCTCGACCTCCTCCGCGGTCGCCGCAATCTCCTCGACGGTCGCGCTTAGCTCCGACACTTCGGCGGCGACCGTCGCCATGTCGTCGGCCTGCGCCCGCGCCGTGGTCTCGATGTCGTCGGTCCGCTCGGTGACCTCCTCGGAACTCCGCAGGAGCGACTCGACGGGGTCGCTCACGTCGGCTTCGACCTCGTGTGCGAGGGCGCGCCGACGCTCGGCGGCCTCGCGCGCCGCCTGACTGTACGAGTGGATGTACGTCTCCATCGCCACCTGCTGGTCGAGCGACAGGAGCTTCAACACGGGGAGGAAGCGCTCGACGACCTCGTCGACGGCGGCTTCGACCCGGTCGTCGCCGCCGCGGAGGCCGCTCGAAACGCCGGACGCGCCGCCGAGAAGTCCCGAGAGCAGGCCGCTGTCGGCGTCGGTATCGCCGGCCGCGTCGCCTTCGAACTCGGTGTCAGTGTCGCTCCCGACCGTGTCGCCGCCGGTGAACTCCGCTTTCACTTCGTCCGCGACGGCACCGAGAATGCCCTCGTAGTAGACCGAATACGCGCCGAGATAGAACTTCGGCCCGAGGTCTATCATATCGTGTAGCTTCCCGATACGCGCCCGCTTCGCGAAGTAGTCCTCGCCGTACTCGCCGCGACCGAGTTCGCGGAGGTAGGTCGCCTGGTCGGCCCGCAGCATTTCCGTGGTCTTCGTCGAGCGACCGAAGAACTTCGTCGTCGCGTGCTCGCCGAGGTGGTCGTAGAACTCCGCCGCGAACTCGTCCGCGAACTCGTCCAAGAGCGGTTCGAGGTCGCTCAGACGGCGCTCGTCCGCGTCCGAGAGGCGAACGAACGATTTCCGGCGGTCGATTTCCGCCGCGTCGATATCCAGCTGCGAGAGCAGCGCGTCTCCGTCGACGCGAGCTCGCGCGTTGGCGTCGACTTGCCCCGAGGTGTCTGTCATATACCTCTCTCAACAGACACCGGTATTTCAACCCTCTCCGCGGAGTATCACGAATGATAGAGCGGGGGAAGAGGGATAACCGTGAGAATCTCGTTCTCGTGGGCCGGACCGAACGTTCACGTCGCTGGCGGACCGAGAGGCGGTATGGACGCCGATTCGTTCCGCGAGTCAGTCGAGACGGCGAAGCGAACCCAACTCGACCGGCTCGGCTCGTCGAAGCTCCTGTTGGCGCTGACCGAGGCGGACCTCTCCGAGCCGGCGGTGCTCCGCGCCGCCGCGTACTCCGAGCACGCGGCCCGCGGGACGTTCGCGGCGTGGGCCGAAGACGAGACGGACGAGGAAGCGAGCGCCGCGTTCGAGGCCACCGCGGCGCAGGAAGCCGAGCACCTCGACCGCGTCCTCGGCGCGCTCGACGAGGCGGTCGACCTTCCCGACGAACCCGGCGTGATGCACGCGTACCTCCGCGGTCGCGAGGACGCTATCGAGCGGGTCGCCGCCGGCATGGTCGGCCGCGGCCTCGTCTCGATTCGGACCCACACGCAGGTCATCGGCTTCTTCGTCAACGAGACGGACGAGCCCCGCGCCGACCTCTTTCGCGACCTGAAAGCCGAGACCGAAGAGACGCTTGCGACCGGCCTCGACCTCTTGGCCGACCGCTGTGCGACCGACGACGACTGGGAGCGCGCCCGGATGGTCGCAGAGTACGTCGTCCAACTGGCGTACGACGACTACGCCGACGGCCTCGCCGAACTCGGCGTCGACCCGAAGCCGCTCTGCTGAGTCGACGCCGCGACGCCCGGCCCGCACCGCCCAGCCCCGCACCGCCCAGCCCCGCACCGCCGACCCAATCTATTCGTGTCCCCGAGTGGTAGCCGATGGTATGACTTCCGAGGTTCGCGGGCGCGTCGAGGCGCTCTACACCGCGCCGTCGAAGGGTGAGCCGATGGTCTCCCACGAGGCCGTCTCGGTCGCGCGAGGCGGCATCGAAGGCGACCGCTACTTCGACGGCGACGGCTTCTACTCGGCGACCGACGGCTGTCAGGTGACGCTCGTCGACGCCGCGGTGCTGGACGACGCGGCCCGCGAGTACGGCCTCGACCTCGCTGACGGCCAACACCGCCGTAACGTCGTCGTCCGCGGCGTCGACCTCGACGCCCTGCTCGACGCGACGTTCCAACTCGGCGGGGCCGAACTCCGCGGGACGAAGCTCAGGCCGCCGTGCGCGTATCTCGCGGACCTCGTCGGCGACGACGACGTGGGCGAGGCGCTCCGCGAGTCCCGGGGCGGCATCTGCGCGGACGTGCTCTCTCCCGGCCGGGTCGCCGTCGACGACGACCTCCGCGTGACCGAGGCGAACCCGCGGGAGATGGGTCGCCAGCTAGCCGAGCGACTCCGCGGCGAGCGAGTCGAAGACGGCGGCGAAGCCGCGGCGAACCACGGAGAACGCGGAGACGGCAACGAATGACCGGCGGCGGCGACGACGATACGGCCGCCGGAACCCCGGTCGAGCGCGCGAAGGCCACGCTCGCGGCGCTCGGAGCCGACGGCGACGCCCCGAGTCGGCGTTCGCGGTCGACGACGGCCCCGACGGTCGCCGTCGCCCCCGGCCGCGTGAACCTCGTCGGCGGGCACACCGACTACAACGACGGCCTCTGCCTCCCGATGGCCGTCGACCGCCACGTCGCGGTCGCGGCCCGTCCCCGAAGCGACGACCTGCTCCGCGTCCGCGCCGCCGATTTCGACGAGACGGCCGAACTCGCCCCCGACGACGACCCCAAGGGCTGGGCGGCCTACGTCGCCGCGGTCGCGCGCGTCCTCCGCGAGGAAGACCCAATCGGCGGCGCGGACCTCGCTATCGCATCCGACGTGCCGACGGGCGCGGGACTCTCCTCGTCGGCCGCGCTCGAACTTGCCGTCGGCCGCGCGCTCCTCGCGGTCTCCGGCCGCGACCTCCCCGCCGCCGACCTCGCGCTGGCGTGCTGGCGGGCCGAGCGCGAGGGCGTCGGCGTCGAATGCGGCATCCTCGACCAGTTCTCGGCGGCGCTGTGCGAGGCCGATTCGGCGCTCTCTCTCGACTGCCGGAGCCGCGAGACCGAGCCGGTCCCCCTCGGCGACGGCGTCGGCGTTCTCGTCATCGACACCGGCGTCTCCCACGAACTGACCGAGTCGGGCTACAACGACCGCGTCCGCGAGTGCGCGGCGGCGCTCGATACCCTCCGCGAGGACGCCGACCGCGACCTCGACTCCCTGCGCGACGTGGACCGCGACCTCCTCGACGCCCACGCCGACGCGCTGGACCCGGTTCACTTCCGCCGCGTCCGACACGTCGTGACCGAAAACGAGCGCGTCCGTCGCGCCCGCGACGCGCTCGCCGCGGGCGACCTCGACCGCGTCGGCGACGCGATGCTCGCGGCCCACGACAGCCTGCGCGACGACTACGAGGTGAGCTGTCCGGAACTCGACGCGGCGGTCGAACTCGCCGCCGAGACGCCGGGCGTCTACGGTGCGCGGATGACCGGCGGCGGCTTCGGTGGAAGCGCGGTCGCGTTAGTCGATGACGACGCGCTCGACCGAGCCGAGCGCGCGATTCGAGACGCCGCCCCCGAGCGCGTCGGCCCCGACGCCGACGTGTTCGCCTGCCGCCCCTCCGCCGGCGTTCGACTGGTCGGTGAGGAGTGAGCGCGAGCCGACGGCTCCGCGCGGTGTCTCGCGAAAAATCGCACGCGGGTGCGTGAGTTCGGGGTTGGATTCTGCTTCGGCTTCCGCCTCGTCGAACGAGACGAATCTCCGATTCGCCGGCTCGACGAGTCGTTTCACTCCTCGTCGAATAGTGTCGAGCGAAGCTCGACTGATTCGACTTCGGCTTACGCCTCGTCGAACAGCGTCTCGCCGTCGACCATGTGCTCTTCGACGGTGTCCATGTCCAGCGTCACGCCGAGGCCCGGCTTCTCCGGAATCTCGATGTAGCCGTCCTCGATGACCGTCTCCTCGACGAGGTCTTCCCACCAGCCCAGCTCGTAGGAGTGGTACTCGACGGCCAGCGAGTTCGGAATCGCCGTGCCGACGTGCGCCGACGCCATCGTCGCGACCGGCGACGAGACGTTGTGCATCGCGACCGGCACGTAGTACTGGTTCGCCACGTCCGCGATTTTCTGCGTCTCGCGCATCCCGCCGACCTTCGGCATGTCCGGCGCGACGATGTCAACGGCCTGGTTCTCGATGAGGCGGCGAAGCTCCGTCACGCGGTAGCGGTTCTCACCGACCGTGATGGGCGTGAGCGTGGACTTCGTGACCTCCTCCTGCACGTCGAGGTTCTCCGGCGGGACGGGGTCTTCGAGCCACCACACGTCGTAGTCTTCCAACTCAGCCGCGAGGCGCTTGGCGCTCCCGCCCGAGAACGTCCAGTGGCAGTCGAACGCCACGTCCGCCTTGTCCTTGACGCGCTCTGTGACCTTCTCGACGATTTCGGCCTTGTGCCGAATCTCGCCGGGGCGCAGGTGGCGGTTCGCGCGGTCCTTCTCGTGGCCCGAGGGCACGTCGAGGTCGAACTTCAGCGCGTCGTAGCCGAGTTCGTCGACCACGCGCTCGGCCTCGTCGGCGCACGCTTCGGGGTCGGCCTCCTCCTCGGTGTGGCAGTCGCAGTAGACCCGCACCTTGTCGCGGTACTTCCCGCCGAGAAGCTGATAGGCGGGGATGTCGAGAATCTTGCCCGCGAGGTCGTGGAGCGCGACTTCGATGCCGGAGATGGCGGTGACGGTGACGCCCTCGACGGAGCCCTCGCCGGACATCTTCTGAACGAGGTGCTCGTACAGGCGGTCGATGTCGAGGGGGTTCTCACCGATGACGAACGGCTTCATGCGCTCGATGAGTTCGGGCACGCCCGCGCCCCAGTAGGCCTCGCCGGTGCCGACGACGCCCGCGTCGGTGTAGATGCGGACGAGCGTCCACGGGAAGTTGCCGTCGACCATCGTCGTCTGCACGTCGGTGATTTCGACGTCGCGGCCGCCGCCGCGCTTCGCCGTCACGCCCATCGTCTCCGCCGACAGCTCTCGCATCGTGTACTCCGCGTTCGGGTCGTGTAAGTCCGCGTAGTTCTTACCCATGAAGGGTAGTTTACTCGGACGTTAGTAAAGTTTTCCCGACCGGGACAGCTCTCCGCTCGGGTCTCGAGGGAACGGGACGCGAAGTCAGACCGGTGTGCGCCGGTCGAGCGAGTCGCGGAACGTCGCTCTGACGAGCGCGTCGAGGTCGGCGGGGAGTTCGAGTCGGCGGAGGTCGGTATCGGGGTCCGTCTCGGGGTCGAGGTCGATTCCGCGGCGTCGGACCGCGAGGAGTCGCCAGAGATACGCGAGTCTGAGCAGGCGCATCGCGTCCGGCACGTCGGCGTCGCTTCTGACGCGGTAGGTCACCCACGTCGACTCGGGCACCACGCGGTGCGGGTCCGCGAGGCCGTCGGTGAGGAGCGCGTCGCGGACGCGCCTCGTGAGCGCGAGGTCGACGACACCGGCGTCGTGGACGTGACCGAGTTCCCTGCCAGCGACGACGAACGCCGTCCCTCCGAAGCGATGCGGCGCGGTCTCGACGCCGGGCCAACGCGAGACGCGCGAGACGATTCTGTCGATTGCGGCGGTCATTCGACGACTGTACGCGCTCCGAGAAGATAACGACAGAGCCGAAGCGGGTCAGACCCCCGCGAGAGACTGGCATTTGAGGTCGTTCGACATCGCGTACCCGGGCGATAACCACAGGCTTTCCGGACATTCAGTTCACCAAGAGGGTACGTCGAAAATAGACCCTCAGAGCGGCGCGATATTCGCGGATTAA contains these protein-coding regions:
- a CDS encoding 2Fe-2S iron-sulfur cluster-binding protein, with amino-acid sequence MTEYTVEFVGTGETITVSDKQTILKACIEEGIAQEYSCRVGMCLACSAEILEGDVTQPAARGLTEEEAERFALTCMARPQSDLKLDRGVYPPSIEDDAAAAGTAADDD
- a CDS encoding MBL fold metallo-hydrolase; its protein translation is MTPEELATRLARGDPTAVLDARDRDEFAAWRVDGAAVTATQIPAIRFTQAEIRGTVDELAAEFRDAPSPVVVVCAEGRSSDHVAGLLSEAGVPAENLETGMDGWARVYRARDLPVGDADGDRDATVLQYDRPSSGCLAYLVVVGDEAVVVDPLRAFADRYVADARERGAEVVAAVDTHVHADHVSGVRAVAERTDATPVLPAGAADRGLDFDARLVDDAAAGQLRAHHRDESRSELADRRGGVRSRVGAEQLRGDERGVRRGSRADCGSSDYVGPARRLGGAMRN
- a CDS encoding globin-coupled sensor protein, with the protein product MTDTSGQVDANARARVDGDALLSQLDIDAAEIDRRKSFVRLSDADERRLSDLEPLLDEFADEFAAEFYDHLGEHATTKFFGRSTKTTEMLRADQATYLRELGRGEYGEDYFAKRARIGKLHDMIDLGPKFYLGAYSVYYEGILGAVADEVKAEFTGGDTVGSDTDTEFEGDAAGDTDADSGLLSGLLGGASGVSSGLRGGDDRVEAAVDEVVERFLPVLKLLSLDQQVAMETYIHSYSQAAREAAERRRALAHEVEADVSDPVESLLRSSEEVTERTDDIETTARAQADDMATVAAEVSELSATVEEIAATAEEVERTSADAATRASEGEDAADEAIDVMRDVSEAAETASEDVQQLHDQIAEIDEVLDAINDIAEQTNLLALNASIEAARAGDAGEGFAVVASEVKNLAEESQARAAEVEGTVGDIQSEAQETIDSLSQTTERLYDGIDRGEDVMRSLSDISAAVEQATVGVGEVASATDDQAESAEQIAGMVDDATERATTVSDQIGEIADANRSQTEQVLSIRDAAERLGGETGDGTGQNTLPETGAGNAAAGGVDDPPEGVLGDFDFDEPPSNRLSNDGGTSE
- a CDS encoding MOSC domain-containing protein; protein product: MTSEVRGRVEALYTAPSKGEPMVSHEAVSVARGGIEGDRYFDGDGFYSATDGCQVTLVDAAVLDDAAREYGLDLADGQHRRNVVVRGVDLDALLDATFQLGGAELRGTKLRPPCAYLADLVGDDDVGEALRESRGGICADVLSPGRVAVDDDLRVTEANPREMGRQLAERLRGERVEDGGEAAANHGERGDGNE
- the galK gene encoding galactokinase → MTGGGDDDTAAGTPVERAKATLAALGADGDAPSRRSRSTTAPTVAVAPGRVNLVGGHTDYNDGLCLPMAVDRHVAVAARPRSDDLLRVRAADFDETAELAPDDDPKGWAAYVAAVARVLREEDPIGGADLAIASDVPTGAGLSSSAALELAVGRALLAVSGRDLPAADLALACWRAEREGVGVECGILDQFSAALCEADSALSLDCRSRETEPVPLGDGVGVLVIDTGVSHELTESGYNDRVRECAAALDTLREDADRDLDSLRDVDRDLLDAHADALDPVHFRRVRHVVTENERVRRARDALAAGDLDRVGDAMLAAHDSLRDDYEVSCPELDAAVELAAETPGVYGARMTGGGFGGSAVALVDDDALDRAERAIRDAAPERVGPDADVFACRPSAGVRLVGEE
- a CDS encoding mandelate racemase/muconate lactonizing enzyme family protein yields the protein MGKNYADLHDPNAEYTMRELSAETMGVTAKRGGGRDVEITDVQTTMVDGNFPWTLVRIYTDAGVVGTGEAYWGAGVPELIERMKPFVIGENPLDIDRLYEHLVQKMSGEGSVEGVTVTAISGIEVALHDLAGKILDIPAYQLLGGKYRDKVRVYCDCHTEEEADPEACADEAERVVDELGYDALKFDLDVPSGHEKDRANRHLRPGEIRHKAEIVEKVTERVKDKADVAFDCHWTFSGGSAKRLAAELEDYDVWWLEDPVPPENLDVQEEVTKSTLTPITVGENRYRVTELRRLIENQAVDIVAPDMPKVGGMRETQKIADVANQYYVPVAMHNVSSPVATMASAHVGTAIPNSLAVEYHSYELGWWEDLVEETVIEDGYIEIPEKPGLGVTLDMDTVEEHMVDGETLFDEA
- a CDS encoding luciferase domain-containing protein; protein product: MTAAIDRIVSRVSRWPGVETAPHRFGGTAFVVAGRELGHVHDAGVVDLALTRRVRDALLTDGLADPHRVVPESTWVTYRVRSDADVPDAMRLLRLAYLWRLLAVRRRGIDLDPETDPDTDLRRLELPADLDALVRATFRDSLDRRTPV